The stretch of DNA GTGAACGGCGAAAAATCCAACAACCCCTGGGTAAACACGGCCTTGTTATAGCGGCTTTCAACGTCGTAGCTACCGAAGCCCGTATCGCTGCCTTCGATGCTATCGTCGACATACTCGGCGCCCATAATTAATTGGTGAAAACCTAGCGTCAGAGTGTTTTCCCAGAGGGCTGTACGAGTTCTGGTATCGAAAACCGATCCTCCGAAGCTGTCGTGATTGTCGCTCTCATCGCGAGACTCACTGAGCGTCAAGCGGCTGGACCAATCATCGGTAATGGGGAGCTCGCCATAAAGGCCGGCTACCTGCTGTGCATAATCAGTGTCCGCCGGTGTACCGAAGCGGTCGTACTCAGTGTTGCCTCGGGCCCGTAGTCCCAACATGCCGAGTTCTGCGCCGTTGTTGAAAACATGGGAAAGACGAACCAGGCCGGTCGTATTGTCGTAGCCCTTGTCCCCCTCACCATCGACGATCTCATAACCATCAGTGTCCAGGCGACTGGCCGAGAAAACATAGCGGGTTCCGCCCTCGGACCCGGAGAGCGAGGCGCTGGCGCGTTTGGTGTTGAAGGAGCCACCGCCAAAGGAAAACTGTGGCATGGGCTCGCCTTCCCCTTCCGGGGTGAACAGCTGGACCACGCCCCCCACCGCGTCGGCACCATAGAGGCTGCCGCGTGGCCCGCGCACGATCTCGACACGCTCGAACATCCTCGGTTCCAAGTATTGCCAGGCAGCACCGCCGGTAGAAGCCGATCGCAAGCGTATGCCATCAATCATCAACAGACTCTGGTTGTTCTTGGTGCCACGAATGTAGACGCTGCTGGCCTTGCCGAAGCCACCATTGGAGGAAGTATCCACCCCGGGCTGGCCGCGCAGCACCTCGGTGATGCTGGCGGGATCCTGGCGACGCAGGGTCGCCTCGTCGATCACGGTGACGGACGAGAGACTCTGGTCGGCGGTGCGCGGCGCCAGGGCGGCAGTCACGACCATCGGATTGAGCGCGACGGTGACGGCCTCCAGGTCGGCGGCGTTCGACTGGGCGTGGACGGCCAGCGGCAGGGCGGCGAGGCCAAAGGCGGCCAGGCCCCGGGCAGCGTGGTTGGTGTTGGTCATGGTATGTCCCTTGCTCACGGTGCTCACCCGCACGGCGTGATGGCGTATGGAGTACCGGGGCGGCAAGGGGGTCGAGGAAGCGGGAGGAACAAAACGGCGGCACCAGCCCTGCCTCGAGGTCGCCCACCGCACCTCGGCATGAGCTCTCGGGCCGGTCTCCGGGCTGACGAGTGGGTGGCGGGCATGAGGCAGGCCCGACGTACCGAACGACCGCCTTCCCGTGCGCTGGCACAGTGGCGTGATGGCCGTTCTCTCCTCGATCACCGTTGCGGGGGCAGCGTCGGAATGCATTCACCGACTTCCCGTTTCACTGGCGGACGCATCCACCAGCACCTGAGAGTGCGGCTAAGCTAGCAACCCCCCGATGAGGCGTCAACGCGCACCGCCGGCGGAGGGAGGATGCGCAGGCGACCCGCGAGGGGAGGCTGACAGCGCCGACGCCGGCCCATATACTGTCTATATATACAGCAAAGGTATCCCCCGATGGTCCCTACGCCGAACCGCGACGGGGTGGCCCGCAAGGGACGCGGCGCCACTTTCGATCCGCACAACCGCTTCGCCTCGACCACCTCCGAGCCGGTCGACGACGGCTGGTGGCAGGAGGAGGTCCCGGCCCCGCGCGCGACCGTGGTGGCCGAGGAGCATTCACGCAGCGCCCTGGCCTGGAACACATCTCCCGACCTGCCCTTCGACCGCTCGATCAATCCCTATCGTGGCTGCGAGCATGGCTGCATCTACTGCTATGCCAGGCCCAGCCACGCCTACTGGGACCTCTCCCCGGGACTGGACTTCGAGACCCGGCTGATCGCCCGCACCGGACTGGCGGAACGCCTGCGGGACGAACTCTGCCGGCCCGGCTACCGGTGCCGGCCCATCAACCTCTCCGGCAACACCGATGCCTACCAGCCCCTGGAGGCCCGCTACGCCACCACCCGCGCCATCCTGGCGCTGCTGCTCGAGTGCCGCCATCCGGTGACCCTGGTGACCAAGGGCAGCCTGATCCTGCGCGACCTCGACCTGCTGCGGGACCTGGCCAGGCGGCGCCTGGTACGGGTGATGGTCAGCCTCACCAGCCTCGATACCGAGCTGAAGCGCACCCTGGAGCCACGGGCCGCCTCCCCGGCCGCGAGGCTGAAGGTGATCCGCACCCTGGCCGACAACGACATCCCGGTGGGCACCCTGGTCTCGCCAGTGATTCCGGGGTTGACCGACCACGAGCTCGAGCGCCTGCTCGAGGCCGCCTCGAAAGCCGGCGCCACTACCGCCGGCTGGATGCTGCTGCGCCTGCCGCGCGAGGTCGCTCCGCTGTTCGAGGCGTGGCTCGCCACCCACTATCCCGACCGGGCCGGCAAGGTGATGAGCCTCATTCGCCAGTGCCGGGGCGGGGCGGACTACGACCCGCGCTTCGGCAAGCGCATGCGCGGCGAGGGCGTGTTCGCGGAGCTGCTGGCGCAGCGTTTCCGGCAGGCCTGCCGCCGTTTCGGCCTCAATGACCCGACGGCCGCGGCCAGCCGGCCGCTGGACACCTCCGCCTTCCGACCGCCCCATGACCAGGGGGACCTCTTCTATTAGAGAAACGAGTTTGCACCCGGCGAATCACTGCTATGCTGGAATATCGTAAGACCTGGAGTGATGGATCACTCCGACAAGACAACCACAATAATGGCCCGGCGCATGCGCACAGGACGACCCGACTCACGCACGCCAGAGCCCGCCAGGAGTGAAGCCATGACCAAGGTACCACCCGATGCCAAGACCCGCGGCATCCATGAGCTCTATGCCGAGGACCCCGAGGCCGCGGATCGAGAGCTCTGGGACCGGGAAGTCGATCCCGTCACCCGCCGGGGCTTCCTCAAGCGCTCGAGCCTGCTCGCCATGGCCGCCGCCGTGGGTGGCTCCATCCCTTTCGCCGACCGCATGCCCGGCGGCCTGATCCCGGCCGCCCTGGCCCAGAGCGACGAGCCGTTCACCCTGAAGGGCAAGGAGGGCCTCACCGTCCTCAATGACCGGCCGATCAACGCCGAGACGCCGCCCCACCTGCTCGACGACGACATCACGCCCGGCAAATACATGTTCGTGCGCAACAACGGCATCCCGCCGGCGGTGGAGAACATCGACGTGGACGCCTGGCAGCTGGAGATTGGCGGGGAGTCCTGCCAGAACCCTCAGAGCTTCTCCATCGCCGAGCTCAAGGCGAAGTTCGAGCACCACACCTACCAGCTCCAGGTGGAGTGCGGTGGCAACGGCCGCAGCGAGTACGTGCCCTCGGCCAGCGGCAACCAGTGGACCACCGGCGCGGTGGCCTGCCCGACCTTCACCGGGGTACGCCTGCGCGATGTCCTGGAGGCCTGCGGCATCAAGGACGACGCCGTCTATACCGGCTACTACGGCGCCGATGCCCATGCCAGCGGCGATCCCAACAAGGACCCCATCTCCCGGGGCGTGCCCATGGAGAAGGCCCTGGAGGACGAGTCGCTGATCGCCTGGGCGATGAACGGCGAGGACATCCCCTACCTCAATGGCCACCCGCTGCGCGTGGTCTGTGGCGGCTGGCCGGGCTCGGTCTGCGGCAAGTGGCTGCAGCGCATCGTGATCCGCAACCAGAAGCATGACGGCACCAAGATGGGGGCGCCCTCCTACAGCGTGCCCAAGCACCCGGTCGCGCCGGGCAGCAACGTGCCCATGGAGGACTTCGTCACCATCGAGTCAATGCCGGTGAAGTCCCTGGTGACCTTTCCGAAGTCGGGAATCGACCATGCCCTCGGCGAGGCCATGACGGTGCGCGGCCACGCCTGGGCCGGCGACCTGGCCGTCAAGGAGGTACACGTCTCCATCGACTTCGGGGCGACCTGGCAGAAGGCCGAGCTCAAGGCCCCGCCCAACCGGCTGGCCTGGCAGCGCTGGACCACCACGGTGGAGTTTCCCGAGCCCGGCTACTTCGAGGTCTGGGCCAAGGCCACCGACGAGAACGGGCGCTCCCAGCCCATGGTGGTGCCGGGCTGGAACCCCAAGGGCTATCTCAACAACGCCTGCCATCGCATCGCGGTCCAGGTGGCCTAGGAGGTAGCCATGAAACGCTTGCATGTGCTTGCCGTGCCCGCCCTGGGGCTCGCCCTGGCCTGCCTGCCGCTGGCGGCCGGGGCCCAGGAAAAGGACACGAATACCGGCCTGGTCATGGCGGAAGGGTGGGAAACGGTGCGCAACAACTGCACCGCCTGCCATTCCGCCAAGCTGGTCACCCAGAACAGCGGCTCCCGCAACCACTGGCAGTACCTGATCCGGTGGATGCAGGAGACTCAGGGGCTCTGGCAGTTCCAGGCCGAGACCGAGGAGACCATCCTCGACTATCTCGCCGAGAACTATGGGCCCAAGGAGGACGCACGGCGTCCACCTATCCCTAGAGCGCTCATGCCGGACAACCCCTACTCGACGGTGGCCGACTCGGACTGACCCGGAACGTGCCCATCCACGACAGGCCCCTCGCGAGGGGCCTGTCGTCGTTCAGGGGCTGACAGGGCTCAGGGAATCAGCACCGCCGCGCCGGAGAGCCGCCCTTGGCGCAGGTCCTCCAGCGCCTGGTTGGCCTGCTCCAGCGGATAGGCCCGGGTCTCGGTGCGGATCGGCACCTCGGGAGCGAGCGCGAGGAACTCCTCGCCGTCGCGACGCGTGAGGTTGGCTACCGAGCTCAGGCGGCGCTCTTCCCAGAGCAGCCGGTAGGGAAAGGCGGGGATGTCGGACATGTGGATGCCCCCGGACACCACCGCCCCGCCGGGGCGCACCGCGGCCAGTGCCGTGGGGATGAGCGCGCCCACCGGGGCGAAGAGCAGCGCGGCATCCAGGCGCTCGGGCGGGGCCTCGTCGCTGCCACCGGCCCAGACGGCGCCGAGGCGTCGGGCGAAGGCCTGGGCCCGGGTGTCCCCGGGTCGGGTGAAGGCATAGACGGCCTGCCCCCGGGCGACGGCGAGCTGGGCCAGGATGTGCGCCGCGGCACCGAAGCCGTAGAGGCCGATCCGACGGTTCGCCTCGCCGCCGGCCAGCCGCCAGGTGCGATAGCCGATCAGGCCGGCGCAGAGCAGCGGGGCGGCGGCCTGGGCATCCTCGACGGGCAGGGGAAAGCAGTAGCGGGCATCGGCCACGCAGTATTCCGCATAGCCTCCGTCGCGGGTGTAGCCGGTGAACTCGGCCCGCTCGCAGAGGTTCTCGCGGCCGGCCAGGCAGGGCTCGCACGCGCCGCAGGTCCAGCCCAGCCAAGGCACCCCGACCCGCGTGCCCGGGGCCGGTGCCTCGACGCCCTCCCCCAGCGCGGTCACCTCGCCGACGATCTCGTGGCCGAGGATCAGCGGCAGGCGGGGCTCGGTGAGCTCGCCATCGAGCACGTGAAGGTCGGTCCGGCACACCCCGCAGGCCAGCACACTCACCTCGACCTCGCCGGGACCGGGGACGGGACGGGAGACCCACTCCAGGGCGAGTGGGCCTCCC from Halomonas aestuarii encodes:
- a CDS encoding TonB-dependent receptor domain-containing protein, with amino-acid sequence MTNTNHAARGLAAFGLAALPLAVHAQSNAADLEAVTVALNPMVVTAALAPRTADQSLSSVTVIDEATLRRQDPASITEVLRGQPGVDTSSNGGFGKASSVYIRGTKNNQSLLMIDGIRLRSASTGGAAWQYLEPRMFERVEIVRGPRGSLYGADAVGGVVQLFTPEGEGEPMPQFSFGGGSFNTKRASASLSGSEGGTRYVFSASRLDTDGYEIVDGEGDKGYDNTTGLVRLSHVFNNGAELGMLGLRARGNTEYDRFGTPADTDYAQQVAGLYGELPITDDWSSRLTLSESRDESDNHDSFGGSVFDTRTRTALWENTLTLGFHQLIMGAEYVDDSIEGSDTGFGSYDVESRYNKAVFTQGLLDFSPFTVQASLRFDHNQVYGDEVTGGLSLGYALDDRHTLRASYGTAFRAPSFDELYYPGFNNPDLAAERSKNIELGLRGQVGQGYWDLALFQNDIDDLITNVDTTGDGFVDTPINVSRARIRGMEIATGADIEQWTLRAALTYTDPENRDSGKRLQRRASQSLRLDADREMGDWSLGASWIAQNHRYNDSANQQRLPGYGIVNLRAGWDFAPMWSTRLTVENAFDKEYETARDYISAGRAAFVSVHFGQ
- a CDS encoding PA0069 family radical SAM protein; translation: MVPTPNRDGVARKGRGATFDPHNRFASTTSEPVDDGWWQEEVPAPRATVVAEEHSRSALAWNTSPDLPFDRSINPYRGCEHGCIYCYARPSHAYWDLSPGLDFETRLIARTGLAERLRDELCRPGYRCRPINLSGNTDAYQPLEARYATTRAILALLLECRHPVTLVTKGSLILRDLDLLRDLARRRLVRVMVSLTSLDTELKRTLEPRAASPAARLKVIRTLADNDIPVGTLVSPVIPGLTDHELERLLEAASKAGATTAGWMLLRLPREVAPLFEAWLATHYPDRAGKVMSLIRQCRGGADYDPRFGKRMRGEGVFAELLAQRFRQACRRFGLNDPTAAASRPLDTSAFRPPHDQGDLFY
- a CDS encoding sulfite oxidase, which gives rise to MTKVPPDAKTRGIHELYAEDPEAADRELWDREVDPVTRRGFLKRSSLLAMAAAVGGSIPFADRMPGGLIPAALAQSDEPFTLKGKEGLTVLNDRPINAETPPHLLDDDITPGKYMFVRNNGIPPAVENIDVDAWQLEIGGESCQNPQSFSIAELKAKFEHHTYQLQVECGGNGRSEYVPSASGNQWTTGAVACPTFTGVRLRDVLEACGIKDDAVYTGYYGADAHASGDPNKDPISRGVPMEKALEDESLIAWAMNGEDIPYLNGHPLRVVCGGWPGSVCGKWLQRIVIRNQKHDGTKMGAPSYSVPKHPVAPGSNVPMEDFVTIESMPVKSLVTFPKSGIDHALGEAMTVRGHAWAGDLAVKEVHVSIDFGATWQKAELKAPPNRLAWQRWTTTVEFPEPGYFEVWAKATDENGRSQPMVVPGWNPKGYLNNACHRIAVQVA
- a CDS encoding zinc-dependent alcohol dehydrogenase family protein — protein: MSESMRAMRLHAPGGPLALEWVSRPVPGPGEVEVSVLACGVCRTDLHVLDGELTEPRLPLILGHEIVGEVTALGEGVEAPAPGTRVGVPWLGWTCGACEPCLAGRENLCERAEFTGYTRDGGYAEYCVADARYCFPLPVEDAQAAAPLLCAGLIGYRTWRLAGGEANRRIGLYGFGAAAHILAQLAVARGQAVYAFTRPGDTRAQAFARRLGAVWAGGSDEAPPERLDAALLFAPVGALIPTALAAVRPGGAVVSGGIHMSDIPAFPYRLLWEERRLSSVANLTRRDGEEFLALAPEVPIRTETRAYPLEQANQALEDLRQGRLSGAAVLIP